In a single window of the Bacillus mycoides genome:
- a CDS encoding cold-shock protein, translating into MYRNRKNDVAEVPPEQTPVWECESEDCLGWMRKNFSFEEEPKCPLCKSSMKSGERLLPKIG; encoded by the coding sequence ATGTATCGCAATCGAAAGAACGATGTAGCAGAAGTACCACCAGAACAAACCCCTGTTTGGGAATGTGAATCAGAGGATTGTTTAGGATGGATGAGAAAGAACTTTTCATTTGAAGAAGAGCCTAAATGCCCTTTATGTAAAAGTAGTATGAAAAGCGGAGAACGTTTATTACCTAAAATAGGTTGA
- a CDS encoding AAA family ATPase yields MKEGENMGIVAFEGASAVGKSTTCRELEKNYGAFIIPEVNLLFERPKNEHRTWYFEKQVERWKIAIQKSQQYELVILDGDIYQPLSYNWCFRFDIFNQPLSLIENFYKEKMINREIGFPDQYFYLYTSDEELRKRKEFDGTKKRRNFEKHLHISKAFQRYYENLNTVTDGYCKLIEAKSIKSNELEIVKSLNSLKVCEERRFDVSRLDAITEWLKENRA; encoded by the coding sequence ATGAAAGAGGGAGAAAATATGGGGATTGTAGCGTTTGAGGGAGCGAGCGCTGTTGGTAAAAGTACAACATGTCGTGAATTAGAAAAAAATTACGGTGCATTTATTATACCTGAAGTTAATCTATTATTTGAAAGACCAAAAAATGAACATAGAACATGGTATTTTGAAAAACAAGTAGAGCGCTGGAAAATAGCAATACAGAAGTCTCAGCAATATGAATTAGTAATACTCGATGGGGATATATATCAGCCACTTAGTTATAATTGGTGTTTTCGTTTTGATATATTTAATCAGCCGTTATCTTTAATAGAAAACTTTTATAAAGAAAAGATGATAAATAGAGAAATTGGTTTTCCAGATCAATATTTTTATTTATATACAAGTGATGAAGAGCTTAGAAAACGGAAAGAGTTTGATGGGACGAAAAAAAGAAGAAACTTTGAAAAACATTTACATATATCTAAAGCATTTCAGCGTTATTATGAAAATCTCAATACCGTCACAGACGGGTACTGTAAATTGATTGAAGCAAAAAGTATAAAGTCGAATGAATTAGAAATTGTGAAAAGTTTAAACAGCTTAAAAGTATGTGAAGAAAGACGTTTTGATGTTTCGAGGTTAGATGCTATTACGGAGTGGTTAAAAGAAAATCGTGCATAA
- a CDS encoding LysR family transcriptional regulator, with amino-acid sequence MEMRHVKTFCAIVKYGSFSKAAHALGYAQSTVTAHIKALENDLNIPLFDRLGKKILLTKAGHQFHPYALELLTIYDKAQEIPQNSDHLEGTLAITSNESLAVYRLPQLLRTYKQENPKVNIVLETNTNEQALKKLHEGETDVIFIIGESIEHNDFITCNLCNETFGWIFPAHFPSNTDPLLLLQDTQFIFTEQSCGYRPMVDRFLRQSGRNPNKTFETSNVEVIKQSVMCELGISILPYIVVQESNQKEQLCFQPIETSAVIQSHVIYHKSRWISPVLQSFLTLLERIEK; translated from the coding sequence ATGGAAATGAGACATGTTAAAACATTTTGTGCCATTGTTAAATATGGTAGCTTTTCTAAAGCTGCTCATGCATTAGGTTATGCGCAATCTACTGTGACAGCCCATATTAAAGCATTAGAGAACGATTTAAACATTCCCCTATTCGATCGATTAGGAAAAAAAATACTTCTTACAAAAGCAGGTCATCAATTTCATCCGTATGCATTAGAATTACTTACTATTTATGATAAAGCGCAAGAAATCCCTCAAAACAGTGACCATTTAGAAGGAACATTGGCTATTACATCTAATGAATCATTGGCAGTGTATCGGTTACCACAATTATTACGTACTTACAAACAGGAAAATCCGAAAGTAAATATCGTACTTGAGACAAATACCAATGAGCAAGCATTGAAAAAATTACATGAAGGAGAAACCGATGTTATCTTCATAATTGGAGAAAGTATAGAGCATAATGATTTTATTACGTGCAATTTATGTAATGAAACATTTGGATGGATTTTCCCTGCTCATTTCCCTTCAAACACTGATCCACTCCTTTTATTACAAGATACTCAATTTATATTTACAGAACAAAGCTGTGGCTATAGACCAATGGTAGATCGTTTTTTACGTCAAAGCGGAAGAAATCCTAATAAAACATTTGAGACTTCCAATGTTGAAGTCATTAAACAATCCGTTATGTGTGAGTTAGGAATTTCTATTCTCCCTTACATCGTTGTACAAGAAAGTAATCAAAAAGAACAACTCTGTTTTCAGCCCATCGAAACTTCAGCCGTCATTCAAAGCCACGTAATCTATCATAAATCTAGATGGATATCCCCAGTTTTGCAATCGTTTCTTACATTATTAGAGAGAATAGAAAAGTAA
- a CDS encoding LysR family transcriptional regulator has product MISIELRQLEYFLAVSKELHFTKAAEKLNISQPSLSQQIRALEHEVGMPLFDRIGKKISLTEAGRVLLSHCKTIFHEVEQARSAIQDLNGLHHGSLTIGSLLTVVNYLLPPAILDFNKQYPNIELSVLGLRTGEIREKLLQNELDMGITFLPVQDKEIVSIPLYKSELTLVVPTSHSLTERKYVSIEELQDYPLILLPKNFYLTELITSHCQNFNFKPKPILEISTMESLIQMVAQGMGITVLPKPYIDFLQNEHIQAIKIENPTPTIDIGLIYRRDKYMCAATRKFIEQLKITVHSLQK; this is encoded by the coding sequence GTGATTTCAATCGAATTACGACAATTAGAATACTTTTTAGCTGTTTCGAAAGAATTACATTTCACAAAAGCAGCCGAGAAATTAAATATTTCACAACCTTCACTAAGCCAACAAATACGTGCATTAGAACATGAAGTAGGCATGCCACTTTTCGATCGAATTGGTAAAAAAATATCTTTAACTGAAGCAGGAAGAGTTTTATTATCGCACTGTAAAACAATCTTTCACGAAGTCGAACAAGCTCGTTCTGCCATTCAAGATTTAAATGGATTACATCATGGTTCCTTAACAATAGGATCTTTGTTAACCGTAGTAAATTATTTACTACCACCAGCTATATTAGATTTCAATAAGCAATATCCAAATATCGAACTCTCTGTGTTGGGGCTTCGTACAGGAGAAATTCGTGAAAAATTATTACAAAATGAATTAGATATGGGTATTACATTTCTCCCGGTGCAAGATAAAGAGATTGTTTCTATCCCACTATATAAAAGTGAACTTACATTAGTTGTGCCAACCAGCCATTCTTTAACTGAACGTAAGTATGTATCTATTGAAGAATTACAGGACTATCCTTTAATTCTTCTACCTAAAAATTTCTATTTAACAGAACTAATTACATCTCATTGCCAAAACTTTAACTTTAAACCAAAGCCAATTTTAGAAATTAGTACAATGGAATCTTTAATTCAAATGGTCGCACAAGGTATGGGGATTACCGTGTTACCAAAACCGTATATAGACTTTTTGCAAAATGAGCACATACAAGCTATTAAAATTGAAAACCCCACTCCAACAATAGATATAGGACTTATTTATAGAAGAGATAAATATATGTGCGCTGCTACCCGGAAATTTATTGAGCAACTCAAAATAACAGTACATTCTTTACAAAAATAA
- a CDS encoding PRK06770 family protein produces MKTLFKIIGIIAGMAVIGVGVTYGMLYYLNNSKPAAKKASPAAPAVEVLADSNVKAEDAKILENGNYSLPNSGFNKNFKWTDENIQTALHEMAHQKAKADQKWGYIFITQERIESLLEIINSNDVAQKSTYVDILERWKQGKYEKVDVDHNKIWKLQSGNLGEGKGVMSEKEQKELINQVFIQKGTYSGSKLIAGEVQANK; encoded by the coding sequence ATGAAAACATTATTTAAAATCATAGGAATTATAGCTGGTATGGCGGTAATCGGGGTAGGTGTAACGTATGGTATGCTGTATTATCTGAATAATAGTAAACCAGCTGCGAAAAAGGCATCACCAGCCGCTCCGGCAGTAGAAGTGCTAGCTGATAGTAATGTAAAAGCCGAAGATGCAAAGATATTAGAAAATGGAAATTATTCATTGCCGAATAGTGGTTTTAATAAAAACTTCAAATGGACAGATGAGAACATACAGACAGCATTACATGAAATGGCACATCAAAAAGCGAAAGCTGATCAAAAATGGGGCTATATTTTTATTACACAAGAACGTATTGAAAGTTTACTTGAAATTATAAATAGTAATGATGTTGCACAAAAAAGTACATATGTGGATATTTTAGAACGATGGAAACAAGGAAAATATGAAAAGGTTGATGTGGACCACAACAAGATTTGGAAATTACAAAGTGGGAATTTAGGAGAAGGGAAAGGAGTAATGTCAGAAAAGGAGCAAAAAGAATTAATTAATCAAGTTTTTATACAAAAAGGTACATATTCAGGTAGTAAATTAATTGCAGGTGAGGTACAAGCTAATAAATAA
- a CDS encoding heterocycloanthracin/sonorensin family bacteriocin, which produces MNNFQQELQALSLNDYQPGNIVYWDQQNQYPYYYITDDARRCGGCGGGRCGGCGRCGGGRCGGFRCFGCFGCFSCFGCGGCSNCSNCSNCSNCFDGFNGTTVTFEY; this is translated from the coding sequence ATGAATAATTTTCAACAAGAACTACAAGCGTTAAGCCTTAATGATTATCAGCCTGGAAATATTGTGTATTGGGACCAGCAAAACCAATATCCATATTACTATATTACAGATGATGCTCGTCGCTGTGGCGGCTGTGGCGGTGGTCGTTGTGGTGGTTGTGGTCGTTGTGGCGGTGGTCGTTGTGGTGGATTCCGTTGTTTTGGTTGCTTCGGTTGCTTTAGTTGTTTTGGTTGTGGTGGTTGCTCTAATTGCTCTAATTGCTCTAATTGCTCTAATTGTTTTGATGGTTTTAATGGTACTACTGTAACATTTGAATATTGA
- a CDS encoding GNAT family N-acetyltransferase: protein MVFPMLETERLRLVEIEQSYCQKIYEIFSLDEVTCYYGMNSFTEFGQASRMIESFSKNYFEKKAMRWGIVLKDTNNLVGTIGLNNLQLWSKRSEIGYDLHPRYWGNGYASEAAREIITYGFRDLGLFRIGAITYPENITSCNMLSKLGFQQEGLLRGYIHQGNKQHDALMYSIVRTDVEDIHY from the coding sequence ATGGTATTTCCTATGTTAGAAACAGAACGCTTGCGCTTAGTTGAAATAGAACAATCTTATTGTCAAAAAATATATGAAATATTCTCATTAGATGAGGTAACGTGTTATTACGGTATGAATTCTTTTACTGAGTTTGGACAAGCTTCACGTATGATTGAATCTTTTTCAAAAAATTACTTTGAGAAAAAGGCAATGCGTTGGGGGATTGTATTAAAAGACACAAATAATTTAGTAGGAACAATTGGATTAAATAATTTACAACTTTGGAGTAAACGCTCAGAGATTGGATATGATTTGCATCCTCGTTATTGGGGGAATGGTTATGCTTCTGAAGCTGCTCGAGAAATTATTACTTATGGATTTCGAGATTTAGGCTTATTTAGAATTGGAGCTATTACATATCCTGAAAATATAACTTCGTGTAATATGTTATCTAAATTAGGTTTTCAACAAGAAGGGCTGTTACGTGGATACATTCATCAAGGAAATAAACAACACGATGCATTAATGTATTCTATTGTACGAACAGATGTAGAGGATATTCATTATTAA
- the cspD gene encoding cold-shock protein CspD: MTLTGKVKWFNSEKGFGFIEVADGSDVFVHFSAITGDGFKSLDEGQEVSFEVEDGNRGPQAKNVVKL, from the coding sequence ATGACATTAACAGGTAAAGTAAAATGGTTTAACAGCGAAAAAGGTTTCGGTTTCATCGAAGTTGCAGACGGTAGCGACGTATTCGTTCACTTCTCAGCTATCACTGGCGACGGCTTCAAATCTCTTGACGAAGGTCAAGAAGTTAGCTTCGAAGTTGAAGACGGTAACCGTGGACCTCAAGCTAAAAACGTTGTAAAGCTATAA
- a CDS encoding MOSC domain-containing protein — MTKVYEILSLNLGLPKEVMYGGKLIQTGINKKQVKEPVFLSFLKFNGDGQADLVHHGGVDKAVCVYTGDHYPYWEKELNQELVYGAFGENITVSGMREEDVCIGDTFQLGEAIVQVTQPRQPCFKLAKKYNIPKLPLYFQDTGYTGFYFRVLKEGWILPVDTLKLLKLDPKGVSILFANRIMHKEKQNSEGLKRILEVNALSTSWRKTFEKRVKGEEISTKERLEGTKE, encoded by the coding sequence ATGACTAAAGTATATGAAATCCTATCTTTAAATCTAGGATTGCCAAAAGAGGTTATGTATGGTGGGAAGTTAATTCAAACAGGGATAAATAAAAAGCAAGTAAAGGAACCTGTTTTTTTATCATTTTTAAAGTTTAATGGAGATGGACAGGCGGATTTAGTTCATCATGGAGGGGTAGATAAAGCGGTTTGTGTTTATACTGGTGACCACTATCCTTACTGGGAAAAAGAGTTGAATCAGGAACTTGTATATGGGGCTTTCGGTGAAAATATAACAGTAAGCGGAATGCGTGAAGAAGATGTTTGTATTGGTGACACGTTTCAACTCGGAGAAGCGATTGTACAAGTAACGCAGCCAAGACAACCTTGTTTTAAACTAGCCAAGAAATATAATATTCCAAAGTTGCCATTATATTTTCAAGATACAGGATACACAGGTTTTTATTTTCGAGTATTAAAAGAAGGGTGGATATTACCGGTAGATACTTTAAAATTGTTGAAGCTTGATCCAAAAGGTGTGTCAATTTTGTTTGCGAATCGCATAATGCATAAAGAAAAACAAAACTCTGAAGGATTAAAAAGGATTTTAGAAGTAAATGCACTGTCTACTAGTTGGAGAAAGACGTTTGAAAAGCGAGTGAAGGGAGAAGAAATTAGTACGAAGGAGCGACTTGAGGGAACCAAAGAATAG
- a CDS encoding GNAT family N-acetyltransferase — MGNVEKMANFLLEEPRREQLFPLFEEVFGITSQTLQDFSEKGYWDYTYKALSFLQDDNAIANVAAFSLPLLINGEKINATGIQSVMTHPNYRRRGLMKQLFSKIIEEIDEQCECAVLFTENPELYKPFGFQIVQEYLMTVSYENKGYKDSQLKKLDFYNEEDRQLIHEIIENGQRLSNKFSTLNYRSSFYLNMYDSTWNENLYYSEKLDALIVFTVENQKLKLFGVFAPVIPILDELCEEISGEFTEIEFYFYPDQLGIDDVQYTELQTSKYLMVRSNKELDFKGYKFPVLTEF, encoded by the coding sequence ATGGGCAATGTTGAAAAAATGGCAAACTTTCTATTAGAAGAACCGAGAAGAGAACAGTTATTTCCTTTATTTGAAGAAGTGTTTGGGATTACGAGCCAAACATTGCAGGATTTTTCAGAGAAAGGGTATTGGGATTATACATATAAAGCATTATCATTTTTACAAGATGATAATGCGATTGCAAATGTTGCGGCATTTTCACTTCCGCTTTTAATTAATGGTGAAAAAATAAATGCAACGGGTATTCAATCAGTAATGACACATCCGAATTATCGTAGACGAGGATTAATGAAGCAATTGTTTAGTAAGATAATAGAGGAAATTGATGAGCAATGCGAGTGTGCGGTCTTGTTTACTGAAAATCCGGAACTATATAAACCATTTGGTTTTCAAATTGTGCAAGAATATTTGATGACAGTATCATACGAAAATAAAGGCTACAAAGATTCTCAACTTAAAAAGTTAGATTTTTATAATGAAGAGGATAGACAATTAATACATGAGATTATTGAAAATGGCCAAAGGCTTTCTAATAAATTTTCAACGTTAAATTACCGCTCTTCGTTTTATTTAAATATGTATGATTCAACATGGAATGAAAACCTTTATTATTCAGAGAAATTAGATGCGCTGATTGTTTTTACAGTAGAAAATCAAAAACTAAAATTATTTGGAGTATTTGCGCCGGTAATTCCGATTTTAGATGAATTATGTGAGGAAATCTCTGGGGAATTTACGGAGATTGAATTTTATTTCTACCCAGATCAATTAGGAATTGATGATGTACAATATACAGAATTACAGACTAGTAAGTATTTAATGGTTCGAAGTAATAAAGAATTAGATTTTAAAGGTTATAAATTCCCGGTATTAACTGAGTTTTAA
- a CDS encoding CPBP family intramembrane glutamic endopeptidase, protein MLNKQFKIIEAAKEGRRKVHPIFAVILAIVFLTLGEFFMLFMLFLPKADTSFVKAIYSNIEMILTFGGAIFFIFLWIRFVEKRSFSSIGFWKVQWMRQYLRGALIGFVFISIPVIVLVLTGIVKLQMQQITATAIFGIVGSLIAFLIQGATEEIIVRGWLFPVISVRSRIWVGIIVTSFLFGFLHLLNPGITILSISNIILVGVFAAFYVLKDSSLWGICAWHSIWNWAQYNVYGFAVSGMTIYSTPLFKPVTNGSEVLHGGSFGIEGSIITTIMLSIASIVLWKQLWGRKVKQRDIS, encoded by the coding sequence TTGCTAAATAAACAATTTAAAATAATTGAAGCAGCAAAAGAAGGAAGAAGAAAAGTTCATCCTATTTTCGCTGTTATACTTGCAATTGTATTTTTAACTTTAGGTGAATTTTTCATGTTGTTTATGCTTTTTTTACCGAAAGCAGATACATCATTTGTAAAGGCAATTTATAGTAATATTGAGATGATATTAACGTTTGGTGGGGCTATATTTTTTATTTTTTTATGGATTAGGTTTGTAGAGAAAAGGTCATTTTCATCTATTGGTTTTTGGAAAGTGCAATGGATGAGACAGTATTTGAGAGGTGCGTTAATAGGATTTGTCTTCATTTCAATACCAGTAATTGTACTTGTATTAACAGGTATTGTAAAACTACAAATGCAACAAATTACGGCAACCGCCATATTTGGTATTGTAGGATCTTTAATTGCTTTTTTAATACAAGGTGCAACGGAAGAAATTATTGTACGAGGCTGGTTGTTTCCAGTTATTTCTGTTAGAAGTCGTATATGGGTTGGGATTATAGTGACGTCCTTTTTATTTGGTTTTCTTCATTTACTTAATCCAGGTATTACAATTCTTTCAATATCGAATATAATATTAGTTGGTGTATTTGCAGCTTTTTACGTATTAAAGGACAGTAGTCTTTGGGGGATTTGTGCATGGCATTCCATTTGGAATTGGGCACAATATAATGTCTATGGTTTTGCAGTTAGTGGCATGACGATATATTCAACACCACTATTTAAACCTGTAACAAATGGGTCAGAAGTGCTTCATGGAGGCTCATTTGGTATTGAAGGTAGTATCATTACAACAATAATGCTTTCTATCGCTTCAATCGTTTTATGGAAACAGTTATGGGGGCGAAAAGTGAAACAACGAGATATTAGCTAA
- a CDS encoding aspartate-semialdehyde dehydrogenase has protein sequence MSEKSYHVAVVGATGAVGQKIIALLERVTKFNIEEITLLSSKRSAGKIVQFKGREIKIQEAKSTSFEGVDIAFFSAGGEVSRQYVNHAVSSGAIVIDNTSEYRMAHDVPLVVPEVNAHTLREHKRIIAVPNCSALQMVTALQPIRKSFGLERIIVSTYQAVSGSGIHAIHELKEQAKSMLTGEEVKSTILPVKKDKKHYPIAFNVLPQVDIFTDNDFTFEEVKMIQETKKILEDPNLKMAATCVRVPVVSGHSESVYIELEKEATVAEIKEVLLNAPGVILQDNPSEQIYPTPLYAEGKRDTFVGRIRKDPDTSKGFHLWIVSDNLLKGAAWNSVQIAETLVENGII, from the coding sequence ATGAGTGAAAAGAGCTATCATGTAGCTGTAGTTGGAGCTACAGGCGCAGTAGGGCAAAAAATCATTGCATTGTTAGAGAGAGTAACGAAATTTAATATAGAAGAAATTACATTACTCTCGTCAAAACGATCTGCTGGTAAGATAGTACAATTTAAAGGACGAGAGATTAAAATACAAGAGGCAAAATCAACTAGTTTTGAAGGTGTAGACATTGCCTTTTTTAGCGCTGGGGGAGAAGTTTCTAGACAATATGTAAATCATGCAGTTTCTAGTGGTGCAATCGTAATTGACAACACAAGTGAATACCGAATGGCACACGATGTACCACTCGTCGTTCCAGAAGTAAATGCACATACTTTAAGGGAACATAAAAGGATCATTGCAGTTCCGAATTGCTCAGCACTACAGATGGTAACAGCTCTTCAGCCAATTCGAAAATCATTTGGTTTAGAACGAATTATTGTTTCAACGTATCAAGCCGTATCAGGCTCAGGAATTCATGCGATTCATGAATTAAAAGAACAAGCTAAGTCAATGCTTACAGGTGAAGAAGTGAAGAGCACTATATTACCAGTGAAAAAAGATAAAAAACATTATCCAATTGCATTTAATGTATTGCCGCAAGTGGATATATTTACAGACAATGATTTCACATTCGAAGAAGTAAAGATGATTCAAGAGACGAAGAAAATTTTAGAAGATCCAAATCTGAAAATGGCAGCTACTTGCGTCAGAGTTCCAGTTGTATCGGGGCATTCTGAATCAGTTTATATTGAACTTGAAAAAGAAGCGACCGTTGCAGAAATTAAAGAAGTACTACTGAATGCACCAGGTGTTATTTTACAAGATAATCCTAGTGAACAAATTTATCCAACGCCATTATATGCAGAGGGTAAAAGAGATACATTTGTAGGTAGGATACGTAAAGATCCTGATACATCAAAAGGATTCCATCTTTGGATCGTTTCTGATAATTTATTAAAAGGTGCTGCTTGGAACTCAGTTCAAATCGCAGAGACATTGGTGGAAAATGGGATTATTTAG
- a CDS encoding DUF1349 domain-containing protein, with translation MKTSYIPNHIEQLTVMNAPKFYKLEDNDTFIVHSKEETDFWLKTHYGFEVMNGHVFYDEIMTDFQAEVQLRMNPNATYGQAGLFVMISEKCWLKTSLEYIPEGPSHLGAVVTNNGYSDWSTQDYPNEFAKQQLRFRIIRKLGDYTIYVKTSQRWEQIRIAHLMEDIGNGPVKIGFYTCSPSENNGFETEVFDFKIEQI, from the coding sequence ATGAAAACATCATATATACCAAATCATATTGAGCAACTTACTGTAATGAACGCACCTAAATTTTACAAACTTGAAGACAATGATACATTCATTGTCCATTCGAAAGAAGAAACAGATTTTTGGCTGAAAACCCATTATGGTTTTGAAGTAATGAATGGCCATGTATTTTATGATGAGATAATGACAGATTTTCAGGCTGAGGTTCAATTGCGCATGAATCCAAATGCGACATACGGTCAAGCGGGTTTATTTGTTATGATTTCTGAGAAGTGTTGGTTAAAAACATCTTTAGAATATATTCCTGAGGGCCCATCACATTTAGGTGCTGTCGTAACGAATAATGGCTATTCTGATTGGTCAACGCAAGACTATCCAAATGAGTTTGCTAAGCAACAATTACGTTTTCGAATTATTCGAAAACTTGGCGATTATACAATATATGTGAAAACGAGTCAGCGATGGGAACAAATAAGAATCGCTCATTTGATGGAGGACATAGGTAATGGGCCTGTTAAAATTGGTTTTTATACGTGTAGTCCTTCTGAAAATAATGGATTCGAGACCGAGGTTTTCGATTTTAAAATTGAACAAATATAG
- the gabT gene encoding 4-aminobutyrate--2-oxoglutarate transaminase has product MLKSSVLPGSYSQVLQKRYEEAVPTGIYHLTPLYVKEARGAIITDVDGNQFIDFAGGIGMQNVGHCHPKVVRAVQKQAESFIHPCFHVTPYENYITLAEKINEKVPGTSKKKTMFANSGAEAIENAVKIARKVTGRSKVISFERGFHGRTLMTMSLSTKETPYKAGFGPFVSDMHILPYPYYYRAEEGVSPEEVDSQVIYQFEKFLEEVSPEKVAAIVMEPVQGEGGFIVPSISFVKRLREICNQYGILMIMDEVQTGFGRTGKWFATEHFHIEPDIMTLSKSIAGGLPLSAIVGRAELMDIPGRGQIGGTFAGSPLSCAAGLAVFEIMEEENLVERAQQIGNRIMSHLHQMQLKYEMIGDVRGIGAMVAMELVTNRITKEPAKELTVKLIEDFWKNGLISIGAGIFDNVLRFLPPLVISNEEIDRGFEIINESFEKLCRK; this is encoded by the coding sequence TTGTTGAAATCTAGTGTATTACCGGGCAGTTATTCACAAGTACTTCAAAAAAGGTATGAGGAGGCCGTACCGACAGGAATATATCATTTAACGCCTTTATATGTAAAAGAAGCAAGGGGAGCGATAATAACAGATGTAGATGGAAATCAGTTTATTGATTTTGCTGGTGGAATTGGTATGCAAAATGTTGGACATTGTCATCCGAAAGTTGTAAGAGCGGTACAAAAACAAGCAGAATCATTTATACATCCTTGTTTTCATGTAACTCCATATGAAAATTATATTACTTTAGCGGAGAAAATTAATGAGAAAGTGCCAGGTACAAGTAAGAAAAAAACGATGTTTGCCAATAGTGGTGCGGAAGCGATTGAAAATGCTGTAAAGATCGCACGTAAAGTAACAGGGAGGAGTAAAGTAATTTCGTTTGAACGAGGATTTCATGGGAGAACATTAATGACAATGTCTCTATCGACCAAAGAAACTCCATATAAAGCAGGATTTGGTCCGTTCGTTTCAGACATGCATATATTGCCGTATCCGTACTATTACAGAGCTGAAGAAGGAGTTTCTCCTGAAGAAGTGGATTCTCAAGTCATCTATCAGTTTGAAAAGTTTTTAGAAGAAGTATCACCTGAAAAAGTAGCAGCGATCGTAATGGAACCAGTACAAGGAGAGGGTGGGTTTATTGTTCCTTCCATTTCATTTGTAAAACGATTACGAGAAATTTGTAATCAATACGGTATTTTAATGATAATGGATGAAGTGCAAACTGGATTTGGCCGAACAGGGAAATGGTTTGCAACGGAACATTTTCATATAGAACCTGACATAATGACTTTGTCAAAATCAATTGCTGGCGGTTTACCATTAAGTGCTATTGTCGGTCGTGCGGAGTTGATGGACATTCCTGGGAGAGGACAAATTGGTGGAACTTTTGCCGGGAGTCCGTTATCATGTGCAGCCGGTCTTGCTGTATTTGAAATAATGGAAGAAGAAAATCTAGTTGAAAGGGCTCAGCAAATTGGAAATAGAATAATGTCACATCTACATCAAATGCAATTAAAGTACGAAATGATTGGTGATGTTCGTGGAATCGGTGCGATGGTTGCAATGGAACTTGTAACGAATCGCATAACGAAAGAACCTGCAAAAGAACTAACAGTAAAGCTAATTGAAGATTTTTGGAAGAATGGGCTTATAAGTATTGGAGCGGGGATATTTGATAATGTACTACGCTTTTTACCACCTCTAGTTATCTCAAACGAAGAAATAGATAGAGGATTTGAAATAATAAATGAGTCTTTTGAAAAGTTGTGCCGCAAGTAA